One stretch of Roseimicrobium sp. ORNL1 DNA includes these proteins:
- the argA gene encoding amino-acid N-acetyltransferase, which produces MRFEDLRGILQYVPQFKERIFVIALDGAVMRLPNFHSLLQDIAVLQSLSIQVVVVFGARRQIQELAELRGVKLTSDDGMGLTDAGTLEVSADAISRLTSELMGDLTALELRVAVPNALAVHPAGVIEGVDLIHTGRIERVDERMLLAMLKEGIIPVLPPLGYDGRGATLRVNSDEVAVDVALALDASKVIFVAEEGLVDASGQRLAQISVGQARDMAKRKDPSADPSLLSKLRHAALACNEGVPRVHIIDGRQDEVLLAELFSNEGVGTMIHADDYQHLRKARSSDIPALQAMMRESVEDAALAPRTREQMQKSIGDFYVLELDGNPVASVAVHVYELEGGVKAAELACLFVRRAHKNKGHGRKLVAFAEETARQRGCAWIFALSTQAFRFFEEKMGYKEVPVDTLPAKRREAYDRSGRNSRVLKKAF; this is translated from the coding sequence ATGAGATTTGAAGACCTGAGAGGCATTCTCCAATACGTTCCCCAGTTCAAGGAACGCATCTTTGTCATTGCGCTCGATGGCGCCGTGATGCGCCTGCCGAACTTCCACAGCCTGTTGCAGGACATTGCCGTGCTGCAATCACTGAGCATTCAGGTCGTGGTCGTCTTTGGCGCCCGGAGACAGATCCAGGAGCTCGCGGAACTGCGTGGTGTGAAGCTGACCAGCGACGACGGCATGGGTCTCACCGATGCTGGAACACTGGAAGTCAGCGCGGACGCCATTTCACGTCTCACGAGTGAACTCATGGGCGATCTCACCGCACTGGAGTTGCGTGTCGCCGTGCCCAATGCGCTCGCGGTGCATCCCGCTGGGGTCATCGAGGGCGTGGACCTCATCCACACAGGCCGTATTGAGCGCGTGGATGAGCGCATGCTTCTGGCCATGCTCAAGGAGGGCATCATTCCTGTGCTGCCTCCGTTGGGTTATGACGGGCGTGGCGCTACCTTGCGCGTGAACTCGGATGAGGTCGCGGTGGATGTGGCTTTGGCGCTGGATGCGTCCAAGGTCATCTTCGTCGCGGAGGAGGGTCTGGTGGATGCCAGCGGACAGCGGCTGGCCCAGATTTCCGTGGGGCAGGCGCGGGATATGGCCAAGCGCAAAGATCCCAGCGCGGACCCGAGCCTTCTCTCCAAGCTGCGCCATGCCGCTCTGGCTTGTAACGAAGGCGTGCCTCGCGTGCACATCATCGACGGAAGGCAGGACGAAGTGCTGCTGGCCGAGCTCTTCAGCAATGAAGGCGTGGGCACCATGATCCACGCGGATGACTACCAGCACTTGCGCAAGGCTCGCAGCTCGGACATTCCCGCGTTGCAGGCCATGATGCGCGAGAGTGTGGAAGACGCCGCTTTGGCCCCTCGCACGCGTGAGCAGATGCAGAAGAGCATCGGGGACTTTTATGTGCTCGAGCTGGACGGCAATCCTGTGGCCAGCGTCGCCGTGCATGTCTACGAACTCGAAGGTGGCGTGAAGGCGGCGGAACTCGCCTGTCTCTTCGTGCGTCGCGCCCACAAGAACAAGGGGCATGGTCGCAAGCTGGTAGCCTTTGCCGAGGAGACGGCGCGCCAGCGTGGCTGCGCGTGGATCTTCGCGCTCAGCACCCAGGCGTTCCGCTTCTTTGAGGAGAAGATGGGCTACAAGGAAGTGCCGGTGGATACGCTGCCCGCCAAGCGTCGCGAGGCGTATGACCGGAGTGGAAGGAACTCGCGCGTGCTGAAGAAGGCGTTTTGA